The DNA segment CCGCCGCGATCAATCGCCGCACGACCGCTTCCTCGCAACTCGCCGGGCCGATGGTCGCGACGATTCGCGTGCGCCGAAAACGTCCGTCGTGGATCATGAGACCGCCGCCAAACCCTTGGCGCGCAACCACGCCGTGACGCCGTCGATGACCACTTCATGCTCGATCGGATGCAACCGCGCCAGCGCGGAAGCTTCATCGTCATCAGCGCGAAGCGCGAGCTCGCGGCGCGACAGCACGCGCCCACGATCGACCGCCGGCGTTATTTCGATCAGCGTCGCGCCCGTCATCGTGACGTTTGCGGCGATCGCATCGCGCACCGCGTGCGCGCCGCGGAAGACGGGTGAACGCGTGCCGTCCGGCAACGCGACTTCATCGGCGGATGGATCGTCCGGAAGAAACGATGGATGCAGGTTGAGTATGCCGTCGAAACCGGCGTCGAGAAACTCGGGCGCGAGCACGTGCATCCAGCCGAGGAGCAAGATCAGGCGAGCGCCGCTCGACTCGACCGTGGAAGCCAAACGCAGGGCATACTCCGCCCGCGATTCCGATCCGCGAAGCCACGTGAGGACGGCGGTCGGAATGCCCGCGGAAACTGCCCGCTCGAGCGCTCGTGCTCGCGGCGTGTCGCAGATGACGAGTTTGATGTCGAGAGGCAGACGGCCGGCGCGCGACGCGTCGAGGACCGCCTGGAGATTCGTGCCGTTGCCGGAGACGAAGACGGCCGTAGGGACCAATGAACCACGAGACATCGCAGGCCGCTTTGCCGCAAGTCCGCGAAACTCCCCGTACGGAAAGGTCGTCACCATGCAACGCAATCTTCCTCCTTATGTGGTCGCGGCGGTCGCGATTCTCTTGGCTGGC comes from the Candidatus Eremiobacteraceae bacterium genome and includes:
- a CDS encoding formyltransferase family protein, with translation MSRGSLVPTAVFVSGNGTNLQAVLDASRAGRLPLDIKLVICDTPRARALERAVSAGIPTAVLTWLRGSESRAEYALRLASTVESSGARLILLLGWMHVLAPEFLDAGFDGILNLHPSFLPDDPSADEVALPDGTRSPVFRGAHAVRDAIAANVTMTGATLIEITPAVDRGRVLSRRELALRADDDEASALARLHPIEHEVVIDGVTAWLRAKGLAAVS